From one Pseudanabaena sp. FACHB-2040 genomic stretch:
- a CDS encoding GNAT family N-acetyltransferase — MMENITRASLEDAVTLLELQKLAYQSEALLYNDFNIPPLAQSLDEMRSDITSKVFLKASIKGNITGSVRGYQEENVCFIGRLIVHPDFQGQGIGTALMVQIESCFDRVQRFQLFTGHKSERNIHLYERLGYKIFKKQKINKNLSLLFMEKYQSTEYLL; from the coding sequence ATGATGGAAAACATCACACGGGCTTCATTGGAAGATGCGGTGACACTTCTAGAACTACAAAAGCTGGCGTATCAAAGTGAGGCACTGCTTTACAATGACTTCAATATTCCGCCACTAGCTCAAAGTTTAGACGAGATGAGGAGCGACATCACGAGTAAAGTTTTTCTAAAGGCTTCAATTAAGGGCAATATTACAGGCTCGGTTAGAGGGTATCAAGAGGAAAATGTTTGCTTCATCGGGCGGCTTATTGTTCATCCTGATTTTCAAGGTCAAGGTATTGGCACGGCGCTCATGGTGCAAATCGAATCATGCTTTGATCGGGTGCAGCGTTTTCAATTATTCACTGGACATAAGAGTGAACGCAATATCCATCTTTACGAGCGGCTTGGATACAAAATATTCAAAAAACAAAAGATAAACAAGAACTTATCGCTCTTATTCATGGAGAAGTATCAGAGTACTGAATATTTGCTGTAG
- a CDS encoding CHAT domain-containing protein — MKPLLPHSGSTGNGTYSPPLGQCHHLLLFPDSQLNTIPFAALVDEQDRYLIETYIFTHLTTGRDLLQLQNPAASLPSSLLTQTTTLPMRQGWR; from the coding sequence ATGAAGCCGCTTTTACCGCACTCTGGATCGACTGGTAATGGCACCTATTCGCCCCCTCTTGGGCAGTGCCACCATCTACTGCTCTTCCCCGACAGCCAGCTCAACACCATTCCCTTCGCGGCCCTGGTCGATGAGCAGGATCGCTACTTGATCGAGACCTACATCTTCACTCACCTCACGACTGGGCGTGATCTGCTGCAGCTACAAAACCCAGCCGCCAGCCTACCATCATCTTTGCTAACTCAGACTACGACACTGCCGATGAGGCAGGGGTGGCGCTAG